From the Nitrospirota bacterium genome, the window CCATTGCTTCCATGAATATTGACATGGCAGTTTATACATGCCCTGAGATCGGTTTTAACAGTGTTTGAAATGTTTGCACCCGTAGTTTTACCAAATGTGGCCGTATTGTTATAAGTCACGCCGCCGGCATGAACTAAACCCTCGTGGCAATCCTTACAAAGGAATGGAGGCCGCATGACAAGAAGCCGTGAATGATTGCTACCGTGAGGTGTGTGGCATGTCAGGCAATTCTCTGCTACAGGGGGATGTTCCCACATATAAGGACCTCTTTTATCGGCATGGCACTTGAAACACAGTTTGTTGGGAGTCTCAGCCCTCAGCATATTATCATTAAATTGTCCGTGAGGATCGTGGCAGTCATTACAGACAATCTTGCCCTCTTTTATAGGATGGTGGGACTGCTTGCTTGCATCCATCTTTATTTCTTTATGGCAACCAAAGCAAAGGTCAGGCTGAGTTTCCTTTAAAAACTTATCGTTTTTACTTGTCATAATCTGATGGCAAGAGTCACAGGAAAGACCTGATGCATCTGCGCTGTGTTTGCTCATAGTCCAAAATGCCTGGGCCTTGTTAGCCTGATGGCAGGCCAGACACTTTGCGCTCTTTTCATGTGGTTCCACATTTTTGTCAAAATTAAAGATATCTACGCCTCTGCCACCACCTTTTTCAACGTGTTTGGCGCCGGGACCATGGCA encodes:
- a CDS encoding DmsE family decaheme c-type cytochrome, with amino-acid sequence MSKRYIIPFLILVVFLLVNVSLSFADDKDVTAKEAAEKKAASEKKDAENRAAMAAKEASLKEGYVGAETCKGCHPESYEAYKHSVHSKPHVKGPGSKDACETCHGPGAKHVEKGGGRGVDIFNFDKNVEPHEKSAKCLACHQANKAQAFWTMSKHSADASGLSCDSCHQIMTSKNDKFLKETQPDLCFGCHKEIKMDASKQSHHPIKEGKIVCNDCHDPHGQFNDNMLRAETPNKLCFKCHADKRGPYMWEHPPVAENCLTCHTPHGSNHSRLLVMRPPFLCKDCHEGLVHAGGVTYNNTATFGKTTGANISNTVKTDLRACINCHVNIHGSNGPGVFGQTFIR